From a single Anaerolineaceae bacterium oral taxon 439 genomic region:
- a CDS encoding phage antirepressor protein has product MDNEIKHFEGKSIRSVWDREKEEWFFSVVDIIEILTESANPRKYWSVLKTRLKKEGNESATNCSQLKLKSRKDGKLYRTDVADMQGIFRIIQSIPSPKAEPFKMWLAEVGKERIDEIIDPEITIERALQTYLEKGYSREWINQRLQAIQVRKELTDAWQDHGVKEGKEYAILTNEISRAWSGMTTREYKEFKNLKKENLRDNMSTTELILNMLAEAATKDITNADHPEKIEEHIQVAKRGGNVAKVAKETLEKETGKPVITPKNAVDLSRLIEDVASRADARAEDS; this is encoded by the coding sequence ATGGATAACGAAATTAAACACTTTGAAGGCAAGAGCATCCGTTCAGTCTGGGACCGGGAAAAAGAGGAATGGTTTTTCAGCGTCGTTGATATTATTGAAATATTAACCGAAAGCGCTAACCCAAGGAAATATTGGAGCGTCCTGAAAACGCGCCTGAAAAAAGAAGGGAATGAGTCGGCTACAAATTGTAGCCAACTGAAACTGAAATCACGTAAAGACGGAAAGCTGTATCGTACCGACGTCGCGGACATGCAAGGGATCTTTCGAATCATCCAATCCATTCCCTCGCCGAAAGCGGAACCATTCAAAATGTGGCTGGCGGAGGTCGGGAAAGAACGCATCGACGAAATCATCGATCCGGAGATAACGATTGAACGGGCTTTGCAGACATATCTCGAAAAAGGTTATTCCCGGGAGTGGATCAATCAGCGGCTCCAGGCGATTCAGGTCCGGAAAGAGCTGACCGACGCATGGCAGGATCACGGCGTAAAAGAAGGCAAAGAATACGCAATCCTGACAAACGAAATATCGAGAGCCTGGAGTGGAATGACAACGAGAGAGTATAAAGAATTCAAAAACCTGAAAAAAGAAAATCTGCGGGACAATATGTCGACCACAGAGTTGATTTTGAACATGCTTGCAGAGGCCGCGACGAAAGATATCACGAACGCGGATCATCCGGAAAAAATCGAGGAACATATTCAGGTCGCGAAACGCGGCGGCAACGTAGCGAAGGTAGCGAAAGAAACGCTGGAGAAAGAAACGGGGAAACCGGTTATCACCCCCAAAAACGCGGTTGACCTTTCAAGACTGATTGAGGACGTCGCCAGCAGGGCCGACGCCCGCGCCGAAGATTCATGA
- a CDS encoding sugar transferase, which translates to MKRTRNPLSKRLFDLIAVGVGMIFALPVMGVVALLVRLKLGRPVLFRQQRPGLNGEIFTLCKFRTMRDAVDREGKALPDAERLTPFGRKLRSTSLDELPELFSVLSGEMSLVGPRPLLVRYLGQYSPEQMRRHEMRPGITGWAQVNGRNALSWEEKFALDVWYVDHWSFWLDLRILWRTVWNVVRREGISGGGEATMREFMGSGDC; encoded by the coding sequence ATGAAAAGAACGCGTAATCCATTATCCAAACGTTTATTTGACCTGATCGCTGTGGGGGTTGGGATGATTTTCGCGCTGCCGGTTATGGGCGTGGTGGCGCTTCTGGTCCGGCTGAAGCTGGGGCGTCCCGTCCTCTTCCGGCAGCAGCGTCCCGGGCTGAACGGCGAGATTTTTACGCTGTGTAAGTTCCGGACGATGCGCGACGCGGTCGATCGGGAGGGAAAGGCGCTTCCCGACGCGGAGCGGCTGACGCCGTTTGGAAGAAAGCTGCGTTCGACGAGCCTGGACGAGCTGCCGGAACTGTTTTCGGTCCTGAGCGGGGAGATGAGCCTGGTTGGGCCGCGGCCGCTCCTGGTCCGTTACCTCGGCCAGTACAGCCCTGAACAGATGCGCCGGCACGAGATGCGTCCCGGGATAACCGGCTGGGCGCAGGTGAACGGGCGCAACGCGCTGAGCTGGGAGGAAAAATTTGCGCTCGACGTCTGGTACGTGGACCACTGGTCGTTCTGGCTGGATCTCCGGATCCTGTGGCGGACGGTCTGGAATGTCGTTCGGCGCGAAGGGATCAGCGGCGGCGGGGAAGCGACGATGCGCGAGTTTATGGGGTCCGGCGATTGCTGA
- a CDS encoding repressor LexA has protein sequence MPRHSKLMSDRHRRIMEFLEAYQNKNQYAPSIREIGNYINVNSTSLVDYYLRQLIDMGYLERDNRISRSIRMIKPYREEGGPRPVLSYSKQDVLRFQILGRIVASAPIPVPGSDLAYFDEESYVEIPRRMLPANEKESELFVLEVSGDSMVDAMINDGDKVVFRHTNKANNGDMVAVWLTKNDETTLKYYYREAGRIRLQPANPTMGPIYIDDPEQVQIMGKVVMVIRSV, from the coding sequence ATGCCACGACACAGTAAGCTCATGAGCGATCGTCATCGCAGGATTATGGAGTTTCTTGAAGCGTATCAGAACAAGAATCAGTACGCGCCGTCGATTCGCGAAATCGGCAACTATATTAACGTCAATTCAACGTCGCTGGTCGATTACTACCTGCGTCAGCTGATTGATATGGGCTATCTCGAACGCGATAACCGGATTTCACGTTCAATTCGCATGATCAAGCCGTATCGCGAGGAAGGCGGGCCTCGCCCGGTTCTCTCCTACTCGAAACAGGACGTGCTGCGTTTCCAGATTCTGGGGCGGATCGTCGCCAGCGCGCCGATCCCGGTTCCGGGGTCGGATCTGGCCTATTTCGACGAGGAATCGTACGTCGAGATCCCGCGGCGGATGCTCCCTGCGAACGAGAAAGAAAGCGAGCTTTTCGTTCTCGAGGTCTCCGGCGATTCGATGGTCGACGCGATGATTAACGATGGCGATAAGGTCGTCTTCCGTCATACGAATAAAGCCAATAACGGCGATATGGTCGCGGTCTGGCTGACGAAAAACGATGAAACAACGCTGAAATATTATTATCGCGAGGCAGGCCGGATCCGGCTTCAGCCGGCGAATCCGACGATGGGGCCGATTTATATCGACGATCCGGAACAGGTTCAGATCATGGGGAAAGTTGTGATGGTCATCCGCAGTGTCTGA
- a CDS encoding branched-chain-amino-acid transaminase produces the protein MLNENNEIWMNGEFVPAERAVVPFLNNTLHYGIGFFEGLRAYQTDRGVQIFRLRDHIRRLFESIKIGGVVPLRFSEDEISEATRETVRRNRLGDAYIRPLAYFQGDHLGMSITQGELKIGIAAWNWPSLFDEAAIRRGLSVCVSSFSRMSHNAFLLKAKACGNYVNSLYAHHEAVTNGYDETVLLDGQGYVSECSGENIFIVKNGAILTPPPATILEGITRDSVMTIARDFGYSVNEGMIARDMLYTADEVFLTGSAAEVNAITSVDRRTIGSGMIGPVTAELRAAFIRTIRGKGTRSVEWCDYI, from the coding sequence ATGCTGAACGAGAATAACGAAATTTGGATGAATGGGGAGTTCGTCCCGGCGGAGCGGGCGGTCGTCCCGTTCTTAAATAACACGCTGCATTACGGAATCGGTTTTTTCGAAGGCCTCCGCGCTTATCAGACTGATCGCGGCGTTCAGATTTTCCGTCTCCGCGACCATATCCGCCGCTTATTCGAGAGTATTAAAATCGGCGGCGTCGTTCCGCTCCGCTTCAGCGAAGACGAAATTTCCGAGGCAACTCGGGAAACCGTGCGGCGGAACCGGCTGGGGGACGCGTATATACGGCCGCTCGCTTATTTCCAGGGCGATCATTTGGGAATGAGTATCACGCAGGGCGAGCTCAAAATCGGGATCGCGGCGTGGAACTGGCCGTCGTTATTCGACGAAGCGGCGATTCGCCGCGGCTTATCCGTCTGCGTCTCGTCGTTTTCGCGCATGTCGCATAACGCTTTCCTTTTAAAAGCGAAAGCCTGTGGGAACTATGTCAATTCGCTCTACGCGCACCATGAAGCCGTAACGAACGGGTATGACGAAACGGTTCTTCTCGACGGGCAGGGGTATGTTTCCGAATGTTCCGGGGAAAATATTTTCATCGTTAAAAACGGCGCGATCCTGACGCCTCCGCCGGCGACGATCCTCGAAGGGATTACCCGCGACAGCGTCATGACGATCGCCCGGGACTTTGGCTATTCGGTAAACGAAGGCATGATCGCTCGCGACATGCTCTACACTGCCGACGAGGTATTCCTGACCGGGTCCGCGGCCGAGGTCAACGCGATCACGTCGGTCGACCGGCGGACGATCGGTTCCGGCATGATCGGCCCGGTCACTGCGGAGCTGCGCGCCGCGTTTATCCGGACGATTCGCGGAAAAGGGACCCGTTCCGTGGAATGGTGCGACTATATATAG
- a CDS encoding threonine synthase translates to MTYRGIIHRYRKYLDLPTQIEPVTLLEGDTPLIPVPEIAARLGGGFELFVKFDGMNPTGSFKDRGMTVALTMAKANGKKTVICASTGNTSASAAAYANRAGLRAIVMIPDGKVATGKLAGALAYGAEIIQIPGSFDDALSFVVEISQKSDIELVNSLNPYRIEGQKSSAFEICDTLEGAPDLLCLPVGNAGNITAYWAGFRQYNAERKTGLPEILGVQAAGAAPLVLGHVVENPETIATAIRIGNPARGEQALAAAEESGGKIIAVSDDQILAAQKALAAAGIWVEPASAAGLAGLRAQLESGSLNVSGKRVVVICTGHGMKDPDIITQRAPAPTRLPVDFDRIYQFIMKGL, encoded by the coding sequence ATGACCTACCGCGGAATCATTCATCGTTATCGAAAATATTTAGACCTTCCAACGCAGATCGAGCCGGTAACGCTGCTGGAGGGCGATACGCCGCTGATTCCCGTTCCTGAAATCGCCGCGCGTCTCGGCGGCGGCTTCGAGCTTTTCGTTAAATTCGACGGGATGAACCCGACCGGATCGTTCAAGGACCGCGGTATGACGGTCGCGCTGACGATGGCGAAAGCGAATGGGAAAAAGACGGTGATCTGCGCCTCGACGGGAAATACGTCCGCGTCGGCGGCCGCTTACGCGAACCGCGCCGGGCTGCGCGCAATCGTCATGATCCCCGACGGGAAGGTCGCGACCGGAAAGCTCGCCGGCGCGCTCGCTTACGGCGCTGAAATTATTCAAATTCCCGGCTCGTTCGACGACGCGCTTTCGTTCGTCGTTGAAATCAGCCAGAAAAGCGATATTGAACTCGTCAATTCGCTGAACCCGTATCGGATCGAAGGCCAGAAATCATCAGCGTTTGAGATCTGCGACACGCTGGAGGGCGCTCCGGATTTACTCTGCCTTCCGGTCGGGAACGCAGGAAACATTACCGCATACTGGGCCGGTTTCCGTCAGTACAACGCGGAACGGAAAACCGGACTCCCGGAAATCCTGGGCGTTCAGGCGGCCGGGGCCGCTCCGCTCGTTTTAGGCCACGTCGTCGAGAATCCGGAAACGATCGCGACCGCGATCCGGATCGGGAACCCCGCCCGCGGAGAGCAGGCGCTCGCCGCCGCCGAAGAATCCGGCGGGAAGATTATCGCCGTCAGCGACGACCAGATTCTCGCCGCACAGAAGGCGCTCGCCGCCGCCGGGATCTGGGTCGAACCCGCGTCCGCCGCCGGATTAGCCGGGCTCAGGGCGCAGCTTGAATCCGGATCGCTGAACGTCAGCGGGAAACGCGTCGTCGTAATCTGCACGGGGCACGGCATGAAGGACCCCGATATTATTACGCAGCGCGCCCCCGCGCCGACTCGGCTCCCGGTTGACTTCGATCGGATTTACCAATTTATCATGAAGGGACTCTGA
- a CDS encoding homoserine kinase: MDRRAFTVRAPATTANLGPGFDAFGLALDLWNEVEFSFDVSETTVTQEGYAVPLSASPEENLVLKSFRLLCEENGKTAPSAVRLHLRNRIPPASGLGSSAAAIACGLVAANEAMGIHLPQPELVDPGTRLEGHPDNIAAALIGGLTVGAVGGEGEGTLIVSYPIENWKIAILKPKMTILTEDARNALPKRVELADAVFNLQRIPFLLSALCGGDETTLEFAMRDRLHQPYRLALIPGGREILAAAKKAGAAGCAVSGAGPSLIAFSMQPIEPVLEAMAEACTKTGTEAETFILSPTAKGAAIVADKETK, translated from the coding sequence GTGGACAGAAGGGCCTTTACCGTCCGCGCGCCGGCGACAACGGCGAATTTAGGCCCCGGCTTCGACGCCTTCGGGCTGGCGCTCGATCTCTGGAACGAGGTCGAGTTTTCGTTCGACGTTTCGGAAACGACCGTGACGCAGGAGGGGTACGCGGTTCCATTGAGCGCGTCGCCAGAGGAGAACCTGGTCCTGAAAAGTTTCAGGCTGCTTTGCGAAGAGAACGGGAAAACCGCGCCTTCCGCCGTCCGGCTCCATCTCCGGAACCGGATCCCGCCCGCGTCCGGGCTGGGGTCGAGCGCGGCGGCGATCGCCTGCGGACTGGTCGCGGCAAACGAAGCGATGGGGATTCATCTTCCTCAGCCGGAACTCGTCGATCCTGGGACCCGCCTCGAAGGTCATCCGGATAATATCGCCGCGGCGCTGATAGGCGGACTGACGGTCGGCGCGGTGGGCGGCGAAGGCGAAGGGACATTGATCGTTTCATACCCGATCGAGAACTGGAAAATCGCGATATTGAAGCCGAAGATGACGATCCTGACGGAGGACGCGCGGAACGCGCTCCCGAAGCGGGTCGAGCTCGCCGACGCCGTTTTCAATCTCCAGAGGATTCCGTTCCTGCTGTCCGCGCTTTGCGGCGGCGACGAAACGACGCTTGAATTCGCGATGCGCGACAGGCTTCACCAGCCGTACCGCCTGGCGCTGATCCCGGGAGGACGCGAGATCCTCGCCGCCGCGAAAAAGGCCGGAGCGGCCGGCTGCGCCGTGTCGGGAGCGGGGCCATCCCTGATCGCGTTCAGTATGCAGCCGATCGAGCCGGTTCTCGAAGCGATGGCGGAGGCCTGCACCAAAACCGGAACAGAAGCCGAGACGTTTATTCTAAGTCCAACAGCCAAAGGCGCGGCGATCGTTGCGGACAAGGAGACGAAATGA
- a CDS encoding tryptophan--tRNA ligase encodes METQRPARVYSAARPTGRQHIGNYLGAIQNYVALQNDFQSIYAIADVHALTTIETTQGLKENCLEMALDWFAAGIDPEKSIVFIQSHVPQVMELHTYLSMVVAVGKLTDLPTFKEKVRMHPQNVNYGLLGYPVLMSADILLFKTDFVPVGIDQAPHLEFAREIVRSFNYRYRTNVLIEPQMKATATPKIIGTDGVNKMSKSLDNDIEIAADEKTTEKRVRSMVTDTNRVRRSDPGNPDICNVFAFHKVFSPPELCAEIDRECRVAGIGCVDCKKKLAANLNASLAPLRERRAELAKNSDRVWESLRDGARRAGAIADATIAEVRDAIGIVKP; translated from the coding sequence ATGGAAACCCAACGACCGGCTCGTGTATACTCCGCCGCGCGCCCGACAGGACGGCAGCACATCGGCAACTATCTCGGCGCGATCCAGAATTATGTCGCGCTGCAAAACGATTTCCAGTCCATCTACGCGATCGCCGACGTTCACGCGTTAACGACGATCGAAACGACACAGGGCTTGAAAGAGAACTGCCTCGAAATGGCGCTGGACTGGTTCGCCGCCGGAATCGATCCGGAAAAGTCGATCGTCTTTATCCAGTCGCACGTTCCTCAGGTCATGGAGCTGCATACGTATTTATCGATGGTCGTCGCGGTCGGGAAGCTGACCGATCTTCCGACGTTCAAGGAGAAAGTCCGGATGCATCCGCAGAACGTCAATTACGGACTGCTCGGGTACCCGGTCCTCATGAGCGCGGATATCCTTCTCTTCAAAACCGATTTCGTACCGGTAGGAATCGATCAGGCGCCGCATCTCGAATTTGCGCGCGAAATCGTCCGCTCGTTCAACTACCGGTACCGGACAAACGTCCTGATCGAACCGCAAATGAAAGCCACGGCTACGCCGAAAATTATCGGGACCGACGGCGTTAACAAGATGAGCAAGAGCCTCGACAACGACATCGAGATCGCCGCTGACGAAAAGACGACTGAAAAGCGCGTCCGCTCGATGGTCACCGATACGAACCGCGTCCGGCGCAGCGATCCGGGGAATCCGGATATCTGCAACGTGTTCGCGTTTCATAAAGTCTTCTCTCCGCCGGAGCTCTGCGCGGAAATCGACCGCGAATGCCGCGTCGCCGGGATCGGCTGCGTCGACTGCAAGAAAAAATTAGCCGCCAACCTGAACGCATCGTTAGCGCCGCTTCGGGAACGGCGCGCTGAGCTGGCGAAAAACTCCGATCGTGTCTGGGAATCGCTTCGAGACGGCGCGCGCCGCGCCGGCGCGATCGCCGACGCTACGATCGCCGAAGTCCGAGACGCGATCGGGATCGTAAAGCCCTGA